The Lysinibacillus pakistanensis genome includes a window with the following:
- a CDS encoding tyrosine-type recombinase/integrase, translating into MANIVKRGENSYLFTVSLGKDARGKYPRETMTYIVEGKFTPKQLEEHLKGEYLKFKNQVLSGNYVRPSKMNFTDFVSEWEKKYASKLAGTTYGNHQRKLTDHITPVIGHMEMIKINELIILDLLDNLQRKDGKTGELSFHSKQDIYRTLQSIFKYAVKWKVITDNPMENVDKPKAADTEYDQKELQVYDEEEISQLMELVQNEPDHWRIIFTLALAAGLRRGELLGLEWKNIDFVNNQIEIKQTIVLTKAGPHIKRTKTKSSKRVVTLPISMMNELKVYRKKWVKEKLKYADIWEEEEHEWVFCNEKGHHLHPSSPSNKWRKFLIANEFKYIRLHDLRHTSASILIAQGVHAKIISERLGHSDISITMNTYGHAFKSADRAAADKLEMLFSPQSKSK; encoded by the coding sequence ATGGCAAATATCGTGAAACGAGGAGAAAATTCATATCTTTTTACAGTAAGCCTTGGAAAAGATGCTAGAGGAAAATATCCTAGGGAAACAATGACATATATTGTAGAAGGTAAATTCACACCTAAACAGTTGGAAGAACATCTAAAAGGCGAATATTTAAAATTTAAAAATCAAGTGTTGTCTGGTAATTATGTACGCCCTAGTAAAATGAACTTTACTGATTTTGTAAGTGAATGGGAAAAGAAATATGCCTCTAAACTGGCTGGCACTACTTATGGTAATCATCAGAGAAAACTAACCGATCACATCACTCCAGTAATTGGACATATGGAAATGATAAAAATAAATGAATTAATAATTCTAGACCTATTAGATAACTTACAACGTAAAGATGGAAAAACAGGTGAATTATCATTTCATTCAAAACAAGATATTTATCGAACATTGCAAAGTATTTTTAAATATGCTGTGAAGTGGAAAGTCATTACTGATAATCCTATGGAAAATGTCGATAAGCCAAAAGCTGCAGATACCGAATATGATCAAAAAGAGTTGCAAGTTTATGACGAAGAGGAAATATCTCAATTGATGGAGCTAGTTCAAAATGAACCAGATCATTGGAGAATTATATTTACGTTAGCACTTGCAGCTGGCTTACGTAGAGGTGAATTGTTAGGATTAGAATGGAAGAACATTGATTTTGTTAATAATCAAATTGAAATTAAACAGACAATTGTATTAACAAAAGCTGGTCCACATATTAAAAGAACCAAAACAAAATCATCTAAGCGTGTAGTTACACTACCAATCAGTATGATGAATGAGCTAAAAGTTTATCGTAAAAAATGGGTAAAAGAAAAATTAAAATATGCAGATATTTGGGAGGAAGAAGAACATGAGTGGGTTTTTTGTAATGAAAAAGGACACCATCTTCACCCTTCTAGTCCATCAAATAAGTGGAGAAAATTTCTAATAGCAAATGAATTTAAATATATTAGGCTTCACGATTTAAGGCATACCTCTGCAAGTATATTAATTGCTCAAGGTGTACATGCTAAGATTATTTCTGAACGATTAGGTCATTCTGATATATCCATTACTATGAATACTTATGGACA
- a CDS encoding helix-turn-helix transcriptional regulator, translating to MTYQVGRCHLRELLLKNDMTQVELAEKLNVMPQQIQHYIQDNRVMSLKVAKNISAILNCTMDDLYEWIEDGF from the coding sequence TTGACTTATCAGGTCGGTAGATGCCATCTTCGAGAATTGCTCTTAAAAAATGATATGACACAGGTAGAATTAGCTGAAAAATTAAATGTAATGCCTCAACAGATACAACACTATATTCAAGATAATCGAGTCATGTCATTAAAAGTAGCAAAAAACATCTCTGCAATCCTTAATTGCACAATGGATGATTTGTATGAATGGATCGAAGATGGCTTTTAA
- a CDS encoding helix-turn-helix domain-containing protein, with the protein MDKIEKDLAIYVGEKIKFFRKQKKMTQKELGVKISKSDNTISNYEKGIIAPSQDALFALAEALDIKVDDLFPERDNSESLHHALLDSKDNLAINDMLFLKQLMEYIETLDENSRKQLLGNIEIAVELFKKQH; encoded by the coding sequence ATGGATAAAATAGAAAAAGATTTAGCTATATATGTAGGAGAAAAAATTAAATTTTTTAGGAAACAAAAAAAGATGACTCAAAAAGAATTAGGTGTAAAAATCAGTAAAAGCGATAATACCATTTCAAATTACGAAAAAGGCATTATCGCTCCATCTCAAGATGCTCTATTTGCTTTAGCTGAGGCATTGGATATTAAAGTTGATGATTTGTTTCCAGAAAGAGATAATTCTGAATCTTTACATCATGCGTTGTTAGATTCAAAAGATAATCTTGCTATAAACGACATGTTATTTTTAAAACAGTTGATGGAATATATTGAAACACTTGATGAGAATAGCCGCAAACAATTATTAGGGAATATTGAAATTGCGGTTGAGCTTTTCAAAAAGCAGCATTAA
- a CDS encoding helix-turn-helix transcriptional regulator, translated as MQWNLLMLRKKNKLYQEHVAKVLGISVGSYGMKERGEVEFTADEMFKLRDYFNMSIEQIFLPRNLGDTEFYDAR; from the coding sequence ATGCAATGGAATTTGCTGATGCTCCGTAAAAAAAACAAACTTTATCAAGAACATGTAGCAAAAGTATTGGGTATTAGCGTTGGTTCATATGGGATGAAGGAAAGAGGGGAAGTTGAATTTACAGCTGACGAAATGTTTAAGCTTAGAGACTATTTTAATATGTCAATTGAACAAATTTTTTTACCTAGAAATCTCGGTGATACCGAATTTTATGATGCGAGGTGA
- a CDS encoding helix-turn-helix domain-containing protein yields the protein MEKITLTVKEAAKFIGVSATTVYTMVRQNEIPYKKVRGSILFHRPTIEHWLTTDTNGGETK from the coding sequence GTGGAAAAAATAACACTAACAGTTAAAGAAGCAGCTAAATTTATAGGTGTCAGTGCAACAACAGTTTATACAATGGTTCGTCAAAATGAGATTCCATACAAAAAAGTGAGAGGATCTATTTTATTTCATAGACCTACAATCGAACATTGGTTAACTACTGATACAAACGGTGGTGAAACTAAATGA
- a CDS encoding BRO-N domain-containing protein: MNIKKETWLEHEIRFVEIEGEWWGIAKDIADALCYSSTPAMTRHLKSKFLTHVKLAGMNQKFTAISEQGIYKAITRSQRPEAEAFEDWLFEVVKTLRQSSGLEGFQIFRMLDKEHQKEAMTKLRDSLQNPTRVNFIKANTIANKAVSSRHGHKKMLKKNQMSPEMLIEREPILTDAVDLMIANEKFNLGLSVSEKVYEKYVH; this comes from the coding sequence ATGAACATCAAAAAAGAAACATGGCTAGAACATGAAATTCGTTTTGTGGAAATTGAAGGTGAGTGGTGGGGGATTGCTAAAGATATTGCAGATGCTCTTTGTTACAGCAGCACTCCTGCTATGACAAGACACTTAAAAAGTAAATTTCTTACACATGTCAAATTGGCAGGTATGAACCAGAAGTTTACAGCAATATCCGAACAAGGCATTTACAAAGCAATAACTCGTTCGCAAAGACCTGAAGCAGAAGCATTTGAGGATTGGCTATTTGAAGTAGTTAAAACACTTCGCCAGTCGAGTGGATTAGAAGGCTTTCAGATTTTCAGAATGCTAGATAAAGAGCATCAAAAGGAAGCAATGACTAAGTTACGAGATTCATTGCAAAATCCTACAAGGGTCAATTTTATCAAAGCTAATACTATTGCTAACAAAGCTGTTTCTAGTCGTCACGGACACAAGAAGATGCTTAAGAAAAATCAAATGTCTCCTGAAATGCTGATAGAACGTGAGCCGATTTTAACAGATGCAGTTGATCTAATGATTGCAAATGAAAAATTCAACCTCGGCTTGTCAGTAAGTGAAAAGGTGTATGAAAAATATGTGCATTAA
- a CDS encoding PD-(D/E)XK nuclease-like domain-containing protein, whose product MQMFQLNSQNYHSNEANQHYMSVSQFKSAIECEASVIAELKGEHERPSSLALTVGSYTHSAFESEQVFDEFVEENRGIIFNTRGGKYADFKQADSMIETIKNDRFAMFALEGEKEVIYTGELFGVQWKIKVDAINHDRKTFTDLKTTQSLSKRYWSDKYSKYVSFVEAYDYVLQMAIYREIIYQNTGAYYVPYIVAVTKETPPDKAILHFDESRFEFELEYTKERLPSIISAKLGNKDPKRCEVCEYCRATKQLNNTFEIEFLLK is encoded by the coding sequence ATGCAAATGTTCCAGCTGAACAGCCAGAATTACCACTCGAATGAAGCTAACCAACATTACATGTCAGTCTCGCAATTTAAGAGTGCGATAGAGTGTGAGGCTAGTGTAATTGCTGAGTTAAAGGGCGAGCATGAACGCCCTTCCTCTCTTGCTTTAACAGTCGGTTCTTATACTCATTCAGCCTTTGAAAGTGAACAGGTTTTTGACGAGTTTGTGGAAGAAAACAGAGGCATTATTTTCAATACGCGAGGTGGGAAATACGCTGATTTTAAGCAAGCTGATTCCATGATAGAAACGATAAAAAATGACCGTTTTGCAATGTTCGCCCTGGAAGGTGAAAAAGAGGTTATTTATACAGGTGAATTGTTCGGTGTCCAGTGGAAAATCAAAGTTGACGCAATCAATCATGATCGAAAAACGTTCACGGATTTAAAGACCACTCAGAGCCTTAGCAAGCGCTATTGGAGCGATAAGTACAGCAAGTATGTTTCGTTCGTTGAAGCCTATGATTACGTGCTACAGATGGCAATTTATCGTGAAATAATTTATCAAAACACTGGCGCTTATTATGTTCCGTACATTGTGGCAGTCACAAAGGAAACACCGCCAGATAAAGCTATATTGCATTTTGACGAAAGCCGATTTGAATTTGAATTGGAATATACAAAAGAGCGTTTGCCTAGCATTATTTCCGCAAAATTAGGCAACAAGGATCCAAAACGGTGTGAAGTATGTGAATACTGTAGAGCTACAAAGCAATTAAACAACACATTTGAAATAGAGTTTCTTTTGAAGTAG
- a CDS encoding phage replisome organizer N-terminal domain-containing protein encodes MADITWIKIKTDMFDNEKIKLIERMPEGDTILIIWIKLLTYAGKANYNGYIMLSENIPMNIEEMAIIFNRPLEKVRYAIQILQRYKMLEVNEHEVVLISNWEKHQNIDGLQRVRALNAKRNKEYRERKKQLALEMPTENSDAVVTSRDATDIDKDIDKEYILSGNKPDSIPYKEIIEYLNQKANKKFKHTSQKTQTLIKARFKEKFTLEDFKQVIDIKTAQWLADPKMSVYLRPETLFGTKFEGYLNEQNNFVQSTPLQNQSPVQTTMYKPINSDMTRGEG; translated from the coding sequence ATGGCAGACATCACTTGGATAAAAATTAAAACAGACATGTTTGATAACGAGAAAATCAAACTTATTGAACGGATGCCCGAAGGTGACACGATCTTAATCATTTGGATAAAGCTACTCACTTATGCAGGTAAGGCGAACTACAACGGTTATATCATGCTAAGCGAAAATATCCCGATGAACATTGAAGAAATGGCGATCATTTTTAACAGACCATTAGAAAAAGTTAGGTATGCCATTCAAATACTGCAGCGTTACAAAATGTTAGAAGTAAACGAGCATGAAGTAGTTCTAATTAGCAACTGGGAGAAGCACCAAAATATTGATGGGTTGCAACGAGTAAGGGCATTAAACGCTAAGCGTAACAAGGAATACAGGGAAAGAAAGAAGCAATTAGCTTTAGAAATGCCAACCGAAAATAGTGACGCTGTCGTGACGTCACGTGACGCAACAGATATAGATAAAGATATAGATAAAGAATATATATTGTCGGGCAACAAACCCGACTCAATTCCTTACAAAGAAATTATCGAATACCTCAACCAAAAAGCTAATAAGAAATTCAAACATACATCACAGAAAACACAGACGTTAATTAAAGCTAGGTTTAAAGAGAAATTCACTTTAGAAGATTTCAAACAAGTGATTGATATTAAAACGGCTCAATGGTTAGCTGATCCTAAAATGTCCGTGTATCTACGACCTGAAACATTATTTGGAACTAAATTTGAAGGATACCTAAATGAGCAAAACAATTTTGTTCAATCGACACCATTACAAAATCAAAGCCCTGTGCAGACAACAATGTACAAGCCAATCAATTCCGACATGACGAGAGGTGAAGGTTAA
- a CDS encoding replicative DNA helicase, translating to MLTEEAVLGTLLKFPHLLTDIDLKPSYFQYAENRNVLQTMKELNAKGQVVDLITMLTQGKPEEFGGAGKLNKIQNLANEEKFDSYVEILLDKWREREKLNILEVAKHENWNLEKITNELNSLVSNNTDDHKSINELVMQVAEDPWKPTKGTKGIHTGLEALQTATNGWQNTDLIIVAARPSMGKTDFMLHCVKQAGWQGCLPIVFSLEMSAVKLRDRMIASTGNYNRNKMKNLYERLTEGQKESWMKVIAQVAKTNVEIFDKSGQTISEMRMKIRKVRNQNPDKQLIIFIDYLTLIKPSDESKSMHLSISEISKSLKAIAKEFNCPVISLAQLSRSVEKRPDKRPMLSDLRESGSIEEDADVVVFLYRDAYYTKNDEDDSLEIIIAKNREGEVGTVNSKFNRWTGVVSDV from the coding sequence ATGCTTACAGAAGAAGCCGTATTAGGAACATTGTTAAAGTTCCCTCACTTACTGACAGATATAGATTTAAAGCCAAGCTACTTCCAGTACGCTGAGAATCGCAATGTATTGCAGACCATGAAAGAGTTAAACGCTAAAGGCCAAGTTGTTGACTTAATCACTATGTTGACACAAGGCAAGCCCGAAGAATTTGGTGGAGCTGGAAAGCTTAATAAAATTCAAAATCTCGCAAACGAAGAAAAGTTTGATAGTTACGTTGAGATTTTACTAGATAAATGGCGTGAGCGTGAAAAGCTTAACATCTTAGAGGTAGCCAAACATGAAAATTGGAATCTTGAAAAAATTACTAATGAATTAAACAGCTTAGTATCGAACAACACAGATGATCACAAAAGCATTAATGAATTGGTGATGCAGGTTGCAGAAGATCCCTGGAAGCCAACAAAAGGTACAAAGGGAATTCACACAGGCTTAGAGGCATTGCAGACCGCAACAAACGGCTGGCAGAATACAGATTTAATTATCGTAGCTGCAAGGCCATCAATGGGGAAAACGGATTTCATGTTGCATTGTGTGAAGCAAGCAGGTTGGCAAGGCTGTTTACCAATTGTCTTTAGTTTAGAAATGTCTGCAGTGAAATTAAGAGATCGCATGATTGCATCTACAGGTAACTACAACCGTAACAAAATGAAAAACTTGTATGAGCGATTAACAGAGGGTCAAAAAGAATCTTGGATGAAGGTAATTGCACAGGTTGCTAAAACAAATGTTGAAATATTTGATAAGAGTGGCCAAACGATTTCAGAGATGCGAATGAAGATCAGGAAAGTTCGCAATCAGAATCCTGATAAGCAGCTAATTATTTTCATCGATTACCTAACACTTATTAAGCCATCGGATGAATCGAAAAGTATGCACTTATCAATTTCAGAAATATCAAAGTCATTAAAAGCGATAGCAAAAGAATTTAATTGTCCTGTAATCTCATTGGCTCAATTATCGCGAAGTGTAGAAAAACGTCCTGACAAGCGCCCAATGCTTTCAGATTTACGTGAATCAGGAAGTATAGAGGAAGACGCTGACGTTGTGGTATTTCTATACCGCGATGCCTATTACACGAAAAATGATGAAGATGATTCACTCGAAATCATCATAGCTAAAAATCGTGAAGGAGAAGTCGGCACAGTAAATTCTAAATTCAACAGATGGACAGGTGTAGTAAGTGACGTTTAA
- the ssb gene encoding single-stranded DNA-binding protein → MINRTVLVGRLTKDPELRYTPNGIASCRFTLAVNRAFKNEGEQQADFILCVAWRKQAENLANFQRKGNLIGVEGRIQTGSYEGQDGKRVYTTDVITDSIQFLEHKNGPESSQNGSNVRSDTNRGASPQNGSVGYKQPQNTQPNYTRVDEDPFANSKGPIEVDDDDLPF, encoded by the coding sequence ATGATTAACCGCACCGTATTAGTTGGCCGTCTTACTAAAGATCCTGAGTTGCGATATACACCAAATGGCATTGCATCGTGTCGCTTCACATTAGCCGTAAATCGTGCTTTCAAAAATGAAGGTGAGCAGCAGGCAGATTTCATTCTTTGTGTTGCTTGGAGAAAGCAAGCTGAGAATCTAGCAAACTTTCAGCGAAAAGGTAATTTAATAGGCGTTGAGGGGCGTATTCAAACAGGAAGTTATGAGGGCCAGGATGGCAAGCGTGTATACACAACAGACGTTATTACCGACAGCATTCAATTCTTAGAGCATAAAAACGGTCCAGAAAGCTCACAGAATGGTTCGAACGTGCGTTCTGATACAAATAGAGGGGCAAGTCCTCAAAACGGCTCAGTGGGCTATAAACAGCCTCAAAACACACAACCAAATTACACAAGGGTAGACGAAGATCCATTTGCAAATAGTAAAGGCCCGATTGAAGTAGATGATGATGATCTTCCATTTTGA
- a CDS encoding RusA family crossover junction endodeoxyribonuclease has translation MNKLTFEIPGNVQPQQRPKAATRGKIVTIYDPKESKEYKKYVAAVAEKYALDSLITQEIKLTIDVYRPLTQEIIKSHKKLTAAINGTLRPTKKPDIDNLVKGIKDGITNVIWKDDSQVTELLARKWYGESPKAVVTIEWESDNSVQTELFQNN, from the coding sequence ATGAACAAACTAACATTTGAAATTCCAGGAAATGTACAACCACAGCAAAGGCCAAAAGCAGCGACTAGAGGAAAAATAGTAACAATCTACGATCCTAAAGAATCAAAAGAATACAAGAAATACGTTGCGGCTGTAGCTGAAAAATATGCGCTTGATAGTTTGATAACACAAGAGATTAAATTGACTATCGATGTATACAGACCATTAACCCAAGAAATTATCAAAAGTCACAAAAAGCTTACAGCGGCTATAAACGGCACATTGCGTCCAACAAAGAAACCTGATATTGACAATCTAGTCAAAGGGATTAAAGACGGAATAACGAATGTGATTTGGAAAGATGATAGCCAAGTTACGGAATTACTAGCTCGCAAATGGTACGGAGAAAGTCCTAAAGCTGTAGTCACAATAGAATGGGAATCTGACAACAGCGTGCAAACGGAACTTTTCCAAAACAACTAA